A segment of the Cohnella algarum genome:
AAGTGTTTGGACTGTGGCGCGCACCATTCCTGCCGGTGACAAGGTGAAGGCGGAAGACCTCAAGTCTGTCCCGATGCCTGCGAATTTGGTGCCGCAAGGGATGATTACCGATCAGAACGCGGTCATCGGCAAAAGCGCCAAAATCGAATTACAGCCAGGCACGCCGTTGATGCCTTCCATGCTGTACGAGGGCGCGCCAATCCCGAAGGATTTGCGGGTGCAGGAGTTTCAAGTCATTCAGCTTCCCTCCAATCTGCAAAAGGGACAGTACATCGACGTGCGAATCAACTTCCCGACTGGCGAGGATTTTGTCTTGCTGGCGAAGAAGAAGGCGCGGGAGTTGTCCGGCAATGTCATCTGGCTGGAAATGAACGAGCTGGATCTATTACGGACTTCAAGCGCGATCATCGATGCCTACTTGCAAGGCGCGCGGCTGTATGCCCTGCCCTACATCGAGCCGGGCTTGCAGGAATCGGCAGTAGTCAATTATCCCGCCAATCCGAAGGTGCTCGACTTGATGGATCATGATCCGAACCTGCTCGAAAAAGCGACAACCGAGCTTGCCCGCCAACTGCGAACGACACTGGATGACAATCTGAAGGCGATGAGCGAGTCGGACAAACTGCGCGTAACGAGCGGAAGCGTAACGGTGCAGCAGCAATTGCAAAACGAACGGATTGTCACGCAGCAAGGCAATGCCATGCATGAGGCGACCCCATCGCCGCCACCGGCAGGCGCAACGGCTACGGTCGATCACGAACCGCCAGCTGCGCAGCCGCTGCCCACCTCTTCCGTTCCGACAACGATGAGTGAGAATCGACCGGAAACGCCAGAGGAGCCTACATCAACTGTTTCAACAGATCCGGCGCCAGCTTCGTCGTCTGGAGAGCCTGCAAAAGTGGATAAATTGGAGCAAATTTTTAATCAGTGAAGGAGGCCGTCATGAAAAAGGTCGTATTTTTCGGCGCGCCGGACAAAAGCCACCTGCTCCTTGTGCTTGGCAAGCTGCTCACGGCGATGGAGAGAAAGGTGCTGATCGTGGATTCCACCCTTGCCCAGTCCATGCAAGGCTATTTGCCGCGAGTGGATTTTGGCTGTTCGTTGCGGGAGTTTGAAGGCATCGATGTGGCGACCGGGCACATCACGCCAGCTCAATTGGAACGTTCTATGTTTCAAGCCGGTGGCGAAACGGCATACGATGTCATGCTGCTCGACACCGATCACACCGAATTTGTGAAAGGACGAGAGTTGCCGGGCTACGACAAGCGGGTGTGGTGCAGCAATTGGAGCCGGCTCGGCATGCATAAAAACGCGGAGCTGATACAGCGGCTGTGCCTTCACGAAGCGGAAGGCCTGCCGCTTTCGTTTTACAAACTGATAGCCCCTACCCTGCCAACCGCTATACCCGAGTCGTATATCGATTCGCTGCTGCCGCAGCAGGCTGTTCGCTGGGAGGACACCGTGTTCCGCTTTCCGCTGGACGAACGGGATATGTCGGTCGAACTGGACAACCAGCATCATGGCCGTATCGACATCAGGCGGCTGACTGGAACTTATCGCCGGACCGTGCTGGACATGCTGCAACAGTTGTTTGATTGCGATGCCAAAACAGCCCGGCGTGCATGGGCGCGTGCGCGAAAGCGTGCGTGAATCCGGTAAAGTCGCATGAAAGGAGATGAAGGAATGGGTTTTACCGTGGTGTTTTGGAGTCCGGTTTCGGGACAGGCCGGTACGACGAGCAACCTGATCGCCGCCGCGGCGCTGCTCGGACTCGAATATTCCTCGCGCCTTTTGTTGCTTGGGCATTTGCAAAGCGAATACGCGGCCATCGAACGCAGCTTTTACCCGAGACGGACCTGGATGAGCAAAGCGGACGCCCCGCCTGACGCGGGTATCGATGCGCTGCTCAGGCTCTTGCAGAACCGCAAGCTGGAACCGAACAGGTTGCGGGATTACACGCTGCCGCTGCTCGCCGACCGGCTCGACATCCTTCCGGGATCGAACAAGCCGGATGCATCGTTTGTTTCAGCCGCTCAGGAATGGCTTGCGCCTCTTTTGGAACTGGCAAGGCGCGCTTACGATCTGGTATTGCTGGACGGCGGAAGCGGCAGTTTGTCGGCGTGGACACAGGCGCTGCTGCGTCAGGCGGATTTGCTGGTCGTCTGTCTGCCGCAAAACTCACTCAAACTGGAGCAAGTTTTTCCGGCTCTGGAGGCGC
Coding sequences within it:
- a CDS encoding SAF domain-containing protein; amino-acid sequence: MSWMYRHRKTLIIAAVAISVCLLAAAAVYSLIKQSEQEQKQQQMKEQYERQIRELKTIEEQSRRSVWTVARTIPAGDKVKAEDLKSVPMPANLVPQGMITDQNAVIGKSAKIELQPGTPLMPSMLYEGAPIPKDLRVQEFQVIQLPSNLQKGQYIDVRINFPTGEDFVLLAKKKARELSGNVIWLEMNELDLLRTSSAIIDAYLQGARLYALPYIEPGLQESAVVNYPANPKVLDLMDHDPNLLEKATTELARQLRTTLDDNLKAMSESDKLRVTSGSVTVQQQLQNERIVTQQGNAMHEATPSPPPAGATATVDHEPPAAQPLPTSSVPTTMSENRPETPEEPTSTVSTDPAPASSSGEPAKVDKLEQIFNQ